The region CCCAACGCGGCAGCACCGATCATTGTGTACGCCACCGTCGCGCTGGGTACGTTCATCGTCGCAGAGGCAACGCTGTCGTTCCTTGGCATCGGTTTGCCGACGACAGTCGTCTCGTGGGGCGGCGACATTTCTGCTGCACAGGCCTCCCTGAGGACCCAGCCCATGGTGCTGTTCTACCCTGCAATTGCTTTGGCACTGACAGTGCTGAGCTTCATCATGATGGGTGACGCCGTACGCGACGCCCTTGACCCTAAATCGAGGAAACGATGAGCGAGTTACAAGATCAACCGCTACTCGAGATAGCGGACCTGAAAGTTACATTCGAGTCGACTACCGGTGTTGTCGAAGCGGTGCGTGACTTTGACTTGACGGTGTACCCAGGTCAGTCGATCGCTATCGTGGGTGAGTCCGGATCGGGAAAGTCCACTGCAGCGATGTCCATCCTGGGATTGTTGCCCGGAACAGGCAAGGTCACCAATGGTTCCATCAAGCTCAACGGTGAAGAGCTCACCGAGCTTGATGAGAAGGGGTGGCAGAAGGTCCGGGGTAACAAAATAGGGCTTGTACCGCAGGACCCGATGAGCAACCTCAACCCAGTGTGGAGGATTGGCACACAGGTAGAGGAGTCCCTTCGCGCAAACCATGTGGTGGAGGGCTCTGAACGCCACGCGCGCGTCGTCCAACTGCTCGAGGAAGCGGGACTTCCAGAGGCCGAACGCCGCGCCAAACAGTACCCGCACGAGTTCTCGGGTGGTATGCGACAGCGTGCGCTCATCGCTATCGGTCTCGCGGCACGCCCAGAGTTGTTGATTGCCGACGAGCCAACATCCGCGTTGGATGTGACGGTGCAGAAGAAGATTCTCGACCACCTGGAGACGCTGACGGAGGAACTCGGCACAGCGCTGCTGTTCATCACGCACGACTTGGGACTGGCCGCCGAGCGCGCGGATCACCTGCTAGTCATGCACCGCGGACGCATCGTTGAGAAGGGGCCGAGCCTGCAGATTCTGCGCAACCCGCAGCACCCGTACACGAAGCGCCTCGTTACTGCCGCACCTTCCTTGGCATCCGCTCGTATCCAGAGCGCGAAAGCTCAGGGCATTGAGTCAAGCGAGGAACTCGCCTCGGGTCACCACGACTCCGAAGAAGTGGTGCTGAGCGTGCAGAACTTGGTGAAAGAGTTCGACGTCCGCGGGCAGAAGGGCAAGCAGAAGGTGCTTCGTGCTGTAGACGACGTCACGTTCGACGTTCGCCGCGGCACGACGCTTGCGCTCGTCGGTGAGTCCGGCTCCGGTAAGTCCACGGTGGCGAACATGGCGCTTCGCCTCTTGGAGCCAACGAGTGGCCGTGTCTTGTTTGAAGGACAAGATATCGCGAAGCTCAAGGGGCGCGAGTTGTTTGAAATGCGCCGCAAGATGCAGGTGGTGTTCCAGAATCCATATGGTTCGCTGGACCCGATGTATTCCATTTACCGCTGCATTGAGGAACCGTTGACGCTGCACAAGGTCGGTAGCCGAAAGGAGCGCGAGGCGCGAGTCGCCGAGTTGCTTGATTTGGTGCAGATGCCGCGATCGGCGATGCGTCGATACCCGAATGAGCTATCCGGTGGCCAGCGCCAGCGCATCGCAATTGCACGCGCGATGGCATTGGGTCCGGAAGTGATTGTCCTCGACGAGGCTGTTTCGGCGTTGGACGTGCTCGTTCAAAACCAGATTCTCCAGTTGCTGACTCAGCTGCAGGAGGAGATGCGCCTTTCATATCTGTTCATCACTCACGACCTAGCGGTGGTTCGCCAGACTGCTGATGACATTGTGGTGATGCGGCAGGGTAAGGCAGTGGAGCAGGGCCGGGCCGATGACATCTTCGATAACCCTCAGGATCCGTACACACAGAACCTGATTAATTCGGTGCCTGGCCTCAACATTGAATTGGGAGTAGGAGAGTAGGTCCCACCTGCTGATTTGTTACGTGCGCTACGCCACAATCGCAGCGATGAATACTGCGATTGTGGCGTAGCGTTTAGGGAATGTACAGTATTGTCACAACTTCATACACGGGTGTCTTCGTTGGAGAGAAAAGCGAAGGCTGAGATGCACAAGCGAACCGTTGAACCTGATCCGGGTAATGCCGGCGTTTAGGAAGGAATGTAAGCGTATGAATACGCGTGGAAGCCATTCGTGGCGTGTCATTGATATTGTTACTGCAGCCGTTTTGGGGGTGGCATGCGGGCTCATTTTTTGGATGTGGAACAGCGTCGGGTACGCAGGATTTAAGGCCTTTGATGCGCTCACCCCGGGTCTTGGTGGCCTGTTCACCGGTATCTGGTTCCTCGGTGGCACGCTTGGTGGGTTGGTAATTCGCAAGCCTGGCGCTGCGGTGTTCGTGGAAGTGCTGGCGGCGTCTGTGTCCGCGGTCATCGGAAGCCAGTGGGGGATCGAGACGCTGTATTCAGGATTGGCACAGGGTCTCGGTGCAGAGATCGTGTTCCTGATCTTCGCCTACAAGAAGTTTTCGACGACTGTGGCGGTGCTTGCCGGTATGGGCAGCGCAGTGGGCGCGTTCGTGCTTGAGCTGTTCCTGTCTGCCAACTTCGCGATGGGCCTGGCGTTCAACGTGATTTACCTCAGCTGCATGCTGGTATCGGGCGCGTTGCTTGCTGGTATTGTTGCAAAACTCTTGGTTGATGCTCTGGCTAAGACTGGTGCGCTTGACCGCTTCGGTGCAGGACGCGAGCGGTTCCAACAGGAGGTGTAGCCTCGGTGGCTACGGGGGACCAGGTCATCCAGGCACAGGGCCTGGGCTATAAACACGCGACTCGCCCGAAGCCTGCGTTTACCGGGGTGGACTTGACCGTCTCTCGTGGGGAGCGCGTGCTGCTCACGGGAGACTCTGGCGCTGGCAAGTCAACGCTGCTTGCCGTTTTAGCTGGGTTGGCGGCAGATGGTGAGGAAGGCCAAGTTCTTGGCTCCGTGAGTGTCAACGGCACGGTTGGCATGGTGATGCAGGACCCAGAGGCACAAACGATTTTGACTCGCGTTGGCGACGACGTTGCGTTTGGTGCCGAGAATATGGGGATTCCGCCAGAGGAAATCTGGCCCCGTGTGCGCGCTGCGCTGGATGCAGTGGGCCTGGATGTGCCGTTGGACCACAACACCGCGCACCTTTCTGGTGGGCAGAAGCAGCGACTCACATTGGCGGGAGTATTGGCCATGGGCGCTGACATCATTCTGCTGGATGAGCCGACGGCAAACCTTGACCCGGAAGGGCGCGACGATGTTGTGCGGGCAGTCGATGCCGTGTGTCGCCGCACAGGGGCGACCTTGATTGTGGTGGAGCACCGACCTGCACACTGGGTAGGCTTCGTGGACACGTTCTACCACCTCACCGCGGATGGGCTACAGCGCAGCGGCCCGGATCAGCTCCCAATGCCACCGCAGTTGCCGCCAGCGTTGAAGGTCCCTGCCAGCGCGGTAAGCGCGCTGCGTACTGAGAATCTCCGGGTTGCATTCGGTTCACCCCGCAACATCGCGGTACCAGAGGGCTTTTCTACCGTGATTACAGGCAAGAACGGTGTTGGAAAGACGACGCTAGTGCAAGCGCTCGCTGGGCTCGTCGCGCCACTCAGTGGCACTTTGGAGTACTCGCCGCGGATTCGAAGCGGGCTGACTACACCGTCGCACCGCTGGAAGTCGAAGGACTTGGCCCAACGGATTGGCTATGTGTTCCAGGAACCGG is a window of Corynebacterium pseudogenitalium DNA encoding:
- a CDS encoding dipeptide ABC transporter ATP-binding protein; this encodes MSELQDQPLLEIADLKVTFESTTGVVEAVRDFDLTVYPGQSIAIVGESGSGKSTAAMSILGLLPGTGKVTNGSIKLNGEELTELDEKGWQKVRGNKIGLVPQDPMSNLNPVWRIGTQVEESLRANHVVEGSERHARVVQLLEEAGLPEAERRAKQYPHEFSGGMRQRALIAIGLAARPELLIADEPTSALDVTVQKKILDHLETLTEELGTALLFITHDLGLAAERADHLLVMHRGRIVEKGPSLQILRNPQHPYTKRLVTAAPSLASARIQSAKAQGIESSEELASGHHDSEEVVLSVQNLVKEFDVRGQKGKQKVLRAVDDVTFDVRRGTTLALVGESGSGKSTVANMALRLLEPTSGRVLFEGQDIAKLKGRELFEMRRKMQVVFQNPYGSLDPMYSIYRCIEEPLTLHKVGSRKEREARVAELLDLVQMPRSAMRRYPNELSGGQRQRIAIARAMALGPEVIVLDEAVSALDVLVQNQILQLLTQLQEEMRLSYLFITHDLAVVRQTADDIVVMRQGKAVEQGRADDIFDNPQDPYTQNLINSVPGLNIELGVGE
- a CDS encoding ECF transporter S component: MNTRGSHSWRVIDIVTAAVLGVACGLIFWMWNSVGYAGFKAFDALTPGLGGLFTGIWFLGGTLGGLVIRKPGAAVFVEVLAASVSAVIGSQWGIETLYSGLAQGLGAEIVFLIFAYKKFSTTVAVLAGMGSAVGAFVLELFLSANFAMGLAFNVIYLSCMLVSGALLAGIVAKLLVDALAKTGALDRFGAGRERFQQEV
- a CDS encoding ABC transporter ATP-binding protein; translation: MATGDQVIQAQGLGYKHATRPKPAFTGVDLTVSRGERVLLTGDSGAGKSTLLAVLAGLAADGEEGQVLGSVSVNGTVGMVMQDPEAQTILTRVGDDVAFGAENMGIPPEEIWPRVRAALDAVGLDVPLDHNTAHLSGGQKQRLTLAGVLAMGADIILLDEPTANLDPEGRDDVVRAVDAVCRRTGATLIVVEHRPAHWVGFVDTFYHLTADGLQRSGPDQLPMPPQLPPALKVPASAVSALRTENLRVAFGSPRNIAVPEGFSTVITGKNGVGKTTLVQALAGLVAPLSGTLEYSPRIRSGLTTPSHRWKSKDLAQRIGYVFQEPEHQFVTANVRDEVALSGASAHRVDELLQRLKLEHVVAANPFTLSGGEKRRLSVATALVNAPELLILDEPTFGQDDKTFVEVVSLIRELADEGKTIISITHDEAFVSSLGDHMEELRNEMNAEGGVRE